Proteins co-encoded in one Bacteroidales bacterium genomic window:
- the tnpA gene encoding IS200/IS605 family transposase, protein MANTFTQIYIQIVFTVKGRLNLIPKKHKEELHKFITGIISNRGQKLLAINCMPDHTHVFFGIKPDICVSDLARDIKSGSSKFIKEKRWVKGQFEWQEGFGGFSYSHSQLTNVISYINNQEEHHKKKTFKEEYLEFLKKFKIDYNEKYLFDWIE, encoded by the coding sequence ATGGCAAATACATTTACACAAATTTACATTCAAATTGTTTTCACGGTTAAAGGTAGATTAAACCTGATACCAAAAAAACATAAAGAAGAATTACATAAATTCATAACTGGAATAATAAGCAATAGAGGGCAAAAATTATTAGCAATAAATTGCATGCCTGATCATACACATGTTTTTTTTGGAATAAAGCCTGATATTTGCGTTTCGGATTTAGCAAGAGATATAAAATCCGGCTCATCAAAATTTATAAAAGAAAAAAGATGGGTGAAAGGACAATTTGAATGGCAGGAAGGATTTGGTGGATTTTCTTATTCTCATTCACAATTAACAAATGTGATAAGCTATATAAATAATCAGGAGGAACACCACAAAAAGAAAACATTTAAAGAAGAATATTTGGAATTTTTAAAAAAATTTAAAATTGATTATAATGAAAAATATTTGTTTGATTGGATTGAATGA